One window from the genome of Pieris napi chromosome 12, ilPieNapi1.2, whole genome shotgun sequence encodes:
- the LOC125054690 gene encoding acyl-CoA Delta-9 desaturase-like has protein sequence MVTQTTTIQKRKMEEDFYDRLLTQEPQFFAPIRRLEKRLGFITPLLWSNVILISLFHIIVPICYIHQIFSGQHCSTKTTIVQCIFGQMAAFGITAGAHRLWSHRSYKARMPLKLLLLMFYAIAGQNNLYNWVRDHRVHHKRSETPADPHDAKRGFFFSHVGWLMMRKHPYVIREGSKIDMSDITSDPVLVFFNRYFNMLKFLFCFFIPIVTPIWWFGEPAYQAIVAAMVRYFITLNATWSVNSFAHLHGLRPYDKSILPSENLGVSIFAMGEGWHNFHHTFPWDYKAAELPYFVNPTTVFLDLAAYGGLAYDLKTASPELIKAVADKKGE, from the exons ATGGTCACCCAAACCACGACGATTCAGAAGAGAAAAATGGAGGAAGACTTTTATGATCGACTCTTAACACAAGAGCCCCAATTTTTTGCACCAATCCGTCGTTTAGAGAAACGATTGGGATTTATAACACCATTATTATGGTCAAACGTAATCCTTATATCATTATTCCACATTATtgtaccaatttgttatatacaCCAAATATTTAGCGGACAACACTGTTCTACGAAAACAACAATTGTTC aGTGCATATTTGGACAGATGGCAGCATTTGGTATAACTGCGGGTGCGCATAGATTGTGGTCCCATCGTTCTTATAAAGCAAGGATGCCTTTAAAACTCCTTTTGTTAATGTTCTACGCTATCGCTGGTCAG AACAATCTGTATAACTGGGTCCGCGATCATCGCGTCCACCACAAAAGGTCTGAAACACCAGCAGATCCCCACGATGCTAAGCGAGGGTTCTTCTTCTCACATGTTGGATGGCTGATGATGAGGAAACACCCTTACGTCATTAGGGAAGGCTCCAAGATTGACATGAGCGATATAACCAGTGATCCCGTACTGGTTTTCTTTAATcg ATACTTTAACATGCTGAAATTCCTTTTCTGCTTCTTCATACCAATTGTAACACCAATTTGGTGGTTTGGTGAGCCAGCTTATCAGGCAATTGTGGCTGCAATGGTTCGATACTTCATTACACTAAATGCCACTTGGTCGGTGAACAGTTTCGCACATCTTCATGGGTTGAGGCCCTATGACAA ATCTATTCTACCATCAGAGAACCTTGGAGTTTCGATCTTCGCAATGGGTGAGGGCTGGCATAACTTCCACCACACGTTCCCCTGGGATTACAAAGCAGCTGAATTACCGTACTTTGTGAATCCCACCACAGTATTTTTAGACCTCGCTGCTTATGGTGGATTAGCGTACGATTTGAAAACTGCGTCACCGGAACTTATAAAGGCGGTTGCGGATAAGAAAGGGGAATag
- the LOC125054688 gene encoding uncharacterized protein LOC125054688, which yields MRLCDGNKYCVCDYDEVVLRLSMNKLIIIINCYAIVQGSHVRDAHFDKNKIAENYCPKSEHCEEGSHVMCMYYNPRERMSKQCHNSQDIQITQHEANQLMDIANMIRGNVATGKETGRAQEPLPRAYGMYRLEWDEELATFAQVLANSCILKHDLCRATSKYPDPGQTTGVVRFSYPDWYSISGTDVFPPGLSEDKLLYTIKHIMQSWYNQKIYVTPEMVNEYPNWSDHIDKVAGKLYLEMMAGEATHMGCGISAYAEYAYHANNADLSYNNVHVVCNYSAKPRKGEQLYNTKPPTENDVGYTVRCGCPVGYDEDYNCLCYKTNRSFTNTCEGDKCKPSVVLLPIFTVEDAPAHKMIHKGSENKTLKYYDSFELLDQFDKKEKSRKAFDLSRTEPPFITERSYTPKRFDVSRRYFGKPLNVSRSSRIIVPSKVKKLNKQSIFTRTPVFVLPTKKNSIKSLVTIKKDVVPRKDFTKVKKLVTTYLTRRRNGNNEIDYLNNSIHETTTGKFTTIDVSFNEYLKDHNFVNVNKENDEDKLINLLDDLQEEVQHIGFDRKEKEIFNAKLRSIFNSLDRKSKMPNVNNHSLQETHDPFDRYSRYSEINNRFDINEDRINKNSLFNYPMKQKDKNKAMERKYRHMYGIRRKNKDVYRRNSDIRRNFYLREDSLGDLSHDRRKFYQDKLDNLERQLQSMGHGYQRKNAVKDDRLRPVRPATKVDNSFYLPDRARFLHGF from the exons atgagatTATGtgatggaaataaatattgtgtttgTGATTATGATGAAGTCGTGTTAAGGCTTAGTATGAATAAATTG attattattattaactgcTACGCAATCGTACAGGGCTCACATGTTCGCGATGCCCACTTTGACAAGAACAAAATTGCCGAAAATTATTGTCCAAAGTCTGAACATTGTGAAGAAGGCTCGCATGTGATGTGCATGTATTATAACCCG AGGGAACGCATGAGTAAGCAGTGCCATAATTCTCAAGATATTCAAATCACTCAACATGAAGCCAACCAACTAATGGATATAGCAAACAT GATAAGAGGGAATGTGGCTACAGGAAAGGAAACAGGAAGGGCACAAGAGCCCCTACCTCGTGCTTATGGCATGTATAGAttg GAATGGGACGAAGAGTTAGCGACGTTTGCGCAAGTGTTGGCGAATTCATGTATATTAAAGCATGATCTCTGTAGAGCTACAA GCAAATATCCCGACCCTGGTCAAACCACTGGCGTTGTGAGGTTCAGCTACCCGGACTGGTATAGCATAAGTGGTACCGACGTCTTTCCGCCAGGCCTATCTGAAGACAAACTTCTATACACCATCAAGCACATCATGCAGTCGTGGTACAATCAAAAGATTTATGTGACTCCCGAGATGGTGAATGAGTACCCCAACTGGTCAGA TCATATCGACAAAGTCGCTGGGAAACTGTACCTCGAGATGATGGCTGGTGAAGCTACTCACATGGGTTGTGGCATATCCGCATATGCGGAATATGCTTACCACGCAAATAATGCGGATTTGAGTTATAAT AACGTGCACGTGGTGTGTAACTATTCCGCGAAACCTAGAAAGGGGGAGCAACTGTACAACACAAAGCCTCCCACTGAAAACGATGTGGGCTATACCGTACGATGTGGCTGTCCCGTGGGATACGACGAAGATTACAACTGTCTTTGCTATAAGACTAATAGGAGCTTTA CAAACACATGCGAGGGGGATAAATGCAAGCCCTCAGTAGTACTTCTGCCAATTTTTACAGTAGAAGATGCGCCTGCGCACAAAATGATACACAAAGG gtcagaaAACAAGACACTCAAGTATTACGATTCATTTGAACTGTTGGACCAATTTGATAAAAAG GAAAAATCGCGTAAAGCTTTTGATTTATCTCGAACTGAGCCTCCTTTTATTACTGAAAG aaGTTATACGCCAAAGCGGTTCGATGTCAGTCGACGTTATTTTGGGAAACCGCTTAATGTATCACGCTCAAGTCGAATAATTGTCCCATCTAAAGTTAAA aAGCTGAATAAGCAGAGCATTTTCACAAGAACTCCTGTCtttgttttacctacaaagaAAAATTCTATCAAATCTCTTGTAACGATAAAGAAGGATGTAGTACCTCGAAAAGATtttacaaaagtaaaaaaacttgTTACCACTTATTTGACACGAAGACGGAATGGAAACAATGagattgattatttaaataactcaaTTCACGAAACAACTACTGGAAAGTTTACTACAATTGATGTTTCTTTCAATGAATACTTAAAAGACCATAACTTCGTTAATGTCAACAAAGAAAACGATGAAGATAAGttaataaatcttttagaTGATTTACAAGAAGAGGTACAACACATAGGATTCGatagaaaagaaaaagaaatatttaatgctAAATTACGATCAATTTTCAATTCTTTAGATAGAAAGTCGAAGATGccaaatgtaaacaatcattCATTACAAGAAACTCACGATCCATTCGATAGATATTCCAGATATAGTGAAATCAATAACAGATTTGATATAAATGAAgatagaattaataaaaattctctTTTCAATTATCCTATGaaacaaaaagataaaaacaaaGCAATGGAACGAAAATATAGGCACATGTATGGGATCAgaagaaaaaacaaagatgTATACAGAAGAAATAGTGATATCCGGcgaaacttttatttaaggGAAGATAGTTTAGGTGATCTGAGCCACGATAGGAGAAAATTTTATCAAGATAAACTTGACAATCTAGAAAGACAATTACAAAGTATGGGACATGGTTATCAGCGAAAGAACGCG